The following are encoded together in the Ovis aries strain OAR_USU_Benz2616 breed Rambouillet chromosome X, ARS-UI_Ramb_v3.0, whole genome shotgun sequence genome:
- the MED12 gene encoding mediator of RNA polymerase II transcription subunit 12 isoform X8, with protein sequence MAAFGILSYEHRPLKRPRLGPPDVYPQDPKQKEDELTALNVKQGFNNQPAVSGDEHGTAKNVNFNPAKISSNFSSIIAEKLRCNTLPDIGRRKPQVNQKDNFWLVTARSQSAINTWFTDLAGTKPLTQLAKKVPIFSKKEEVFGYLAKYTVPVMRAAWLIKMTCAYYAAISETKVKKRHIDPFTEWTQIITKCLWEQLQKMAEYYRPGPAGSGGCGSTIGPLPHDVEMAIRQWDYNEKLAMFMFQDGMLDRHEFLTWVLECFEKIRPGEDELLKLLLPLLLRYSGEFVQSAYLSRRLAYFCTRRLALQLDGVSSHSSHVMSAQSTSTLPTTPAPQPPTSSTPSTPFSDLLMCPQHRPLVFGLSCILQTILLCCPSALVWHYSLTDSRIKTGSPLDHLPIAPSNLPMPEGNSAFTQQVRAKLREIEQQIKERGQAVEVRWSFDKCQEATAGFTIGRVLHTLEVLDSHSFERSDFSNSLDSLCNRIFGLGPSKDGHEISSDDDAVVSLLCEWAVSCKRSGRHRAMVVAKLLEKRQAEIEAERCGESEAADEKGSIASGSLSAPSAPIFQDVLLQFLDTQAPMLTDPRSESERVEFFNLVLLFCELIRHDVFSHNMYTCTLISRGDLAFGAPGPRPPSPFDDPADDPERKEAEGSSSSKLEDPGLSESMDIDPSSSVLFEDMEKPDFSLFSPTMPCEGKGSPSPEKPDVEKEVKPPPKEKLEGTLGVLYDQPRHVQYATHFPIPQEESCSHECNQRLVVLFGVGKQRDDARHAIKKITKDILKVLNRKGTAETDQLAPIVPLNPGDLTFLGGEDGQKRRRNRPEAFPTAEDIFAKFQHLSHYDQHQVTAQVSRNVLEQITSFALGMSYHLPLVQHVQFIFDLMEYSLSISGLIDFAIQLLNELSVVEAELLLKSSDLVGSYTTSLCLCIVAVLRHYHACLILNQDQMAQVFEGLCGVVKHGMNRSDGSSAERCILAYLYDLYTSCSHLKSKFGELFSDFCSKVKNTIYCNVEPSESNMRWAPEFMNDTLENPAAHTFTYTGLGKSLSENPANRYSFVCNALMHVCVGHHDSDRVNDIAILCAELTGYCKSLSAEWLGVLKALCCSSNNGTCGFNDLLCNVDVSDLSFHDSLATFVAILIARQCLLLEDLIRCAAIPSLLNAACSEQDSEPGARLTCRILLHLFKTPQLNPCQSDGNKPTVGIRSSCDRHLLAASQNRIVDGAVFAVLKAVFVLGDAELKGSGFTVTGGTEELPEEEGGGGSGSRRQGGRNISVETASLDVYAKYVLRSICQQEWVGERCLKSLCEDSNDLQDPVLSSAQAQRLMQLICYPHRLLDNEDGENPQRQRIKRILQNLDQWTMRQSSLELQLMIKQTPNNEMNSLLENIAKATIEVFQQSAETGSSSGNAASNMPSSSKTKPVLSSLERSGVWLVAPLIAKLPTSVQGHVLKAAGEELENGQHLDTSSRKERDRQKQKSMSLLSQQPFLSLVLTCLKGQDEQREGLLTSLYSQVHQIVTNWKDDHYLDDCKPKQLMHEALKLRLNLVGGMFDTVQRSTQQTTEWAVLLLEIIISGTVDMQSNNELFTTVLDMLSVLINGTLAADMSSISQGSMEENKRAYMNLVKKLRKELAERQSDSLEKVYQLLPLPKPTRDVITCEPQGSLIDTKGNKIAGFDSIFKKEILFPLLQAFKVCVVFSKFQQLTISHFLEQGLQVSTKQKISPWDLFEGLKPSAPLSWGWFGTVRVDRRVARGEEQQRLLLYHTHLRPRPRAYYLEPLPLPPEDEEPPAPTLLEPEKKAPEPPKTDKPGAAPPSTEERKKKSTKGKKRSQPAVKTEDYGMGPGRSGPYGVTVPPDLLHHANPGSISHLSYRQSSIGLYTQNQPLPAGGPRVDPYRPVRLPMQKLPTRPPYPGVLPTTMTGVMGLEPASYKTSVYRQQQPAVPQGQRLRQQLQAKISQGMLGQSSVHQMTPSSSYGLQTSQGYTSYVSHVGLQQHTGPADPTRHLQQRPSGYVHQQAPTYGHGLTSTQRFSHQTLQQTPMIGTMTSLGPQGVQAGIRSASILPEQQQQQQQQQQQQQQQQQQQQQQQQQQYHIRQQQQQQQQQQILRQQQQQQQQQQQQQQQQQQQQQQQAHQQQQQQAAPPQPQPQSQPQFQRQGLQQTQQQQQTAALVRQLQQQLSSKPAFLPKECPHRITGGGRGGRGGG encoded by the exons ATGGCGGCCTTCGGGATCTTGAGCTACGAACACCGGCCCCTGAAGCGGCCGCGGCTGGGGCCTCCTGATGTGTACCCTCAAGATCCCAAACAGAAGGAG GATGAATTAACGGCCTTGAATGTAAAACAAGGTTTCAATAACCAGCCCGCTGTCTCTGGGGATGAACATGGCACTGCCAAGAATGTCAACTTTAATCCTGCCAAG ATCAGTTCCAACTTCAGCAGCATCATTGCAGAGAAGTTACGTTGTAACACCCTCCCTGACATTGGTAGAAGGAAGCCCCAAGTGAACCAGAAGGACAACTTCTGGCTGGTGACTGCACGATCCCAGAGTGCCATTAATACTTGGTTTACTGATCTGGCTGGCACCAAGCCACTCACACAACTAGCCAAAAAG GTCCCCATTTTCAGTAAGAAGGAAGAAGTGTTTGGGTATTTAGCCAAATACACAGTGCCTGTGATGCGGGCTGCCTGGCTCATTAAGATGACCTGTGCCTACTATGCAGCAATCTCAGAGACCAAGGTTAAGAAGAGACATATTGACCCCTTCACAG AATGGACTCAGATCATCACCAAGTGCTTATGGGAGCAGCTTCAAAAGATGGCTGAATACTACCGACCAGGGCCTGCTGGAAGTGGGGGCTGTGGCTCCACTATAGGGCCCTTACCCCATGATGTTGAGATGGCAATCCGGCAGTGGGACTACAACGAGAAGCTGGCCATGTTCATGTTTCAG GACGGAATGCTGGACAGACATGAGTTCCTGACCTGGGTACTTGAGTGTTTTGAGAAAATCCGTCCTGGAGAGGATGAACTGCTTAAActgctgctgcccctgctgcTTCGA TACTCTGGAGAGTTTGTTCAGTCTGCATACCTCTCCCGCCGCCTTGCCTACTTCTGTACACGGAGACTGGCCCTGCAGCTGGATGGTGTGAGCAGTCACTCATCTCATGTGATGTCTGCTCAGTCGACAAGCACACTGCCCACCACCCCTGCTCCTCAGCCCCCAACTAGCAGCACACCCTCTACACCCTTTAGTGACCTGCTTATGTGCCCTCAGCACCGGCCCCTAGTTTTTGGCCTCAGCTGTATCCTTCAG ACCATCCTGCTGTGTTGTCCTAGTGCCCTGGTTTGGCACTATTCACTGACTGATAGTCGAATCAAGACTGGCTCACCACTTGACCACCTGCCTATTGCCCCCTCCAACCTGCCCATGCCAGAGGGCAACAGTGCCTTCACTCAGCAG GTTCGTGCAAAGTTGCGGGAGATCGAGCAACAGATCAAGGAGCGAGGACAGGCCGTTGAGGTTCGCTGGTCTTTTGATAAGTGCCAGGAAGCTACTGCAG GCTTCACCATTGGACGAGTACTCCATACTTTGGAAGTGTTGGACAGCCATAGTTTTGAACGCTCTGACTTCAGCAACTCTCTTGATTCCCTCTGTAATCGAATCTTTGGATTGGGGCCTAGCAAGGATGGGCATGAG ATCTCCTCAGATGATGATGCAGTGGTATCATTACTGTGTGAATGGGCTGTCAGCTGCAAGCGTTCTGGTCGGCATCGTGCGATGGTGGTAGCCaagctgctggagaagagacaggcagAGATTGAGGCTGAG CGTTGTGGAGAATCGGAAGCTGCAGATGAGAAGGGTTCCATTGCCTCTGGCTCCCTTTCTGCTCCCAGTGCTCCCATTTTCCAAGATGTCCTCTTACAGTTTCTGGATACACAGGCTCCCATGCTGA cGGACCCCCGAAGTGAGAGTGAGCGAGTGGAATTCTTTAACTTGGTACTGCTGTTCTGTGAACTGATTCGACATGATGTTTTCTCCCACAACATGTACACTTGCACCCTCATCTCCCGAGGGGACCTTGCCTTCGGAGCCCCTGGTCCCCGGCCTCCCTCTCCCTTTGATGACCCGGCTGATGACCCAGAGCGCAAGGAGGCtgagggcagcagcagcagcaagctggaG GATCCAGGACTCTCAGAGTCTATGGACATTGACCCTAGCTCCAGTGTGCTCTTTGAGGACATGGAGAAGCCTGATTTCTCA TTGTTCTCCCCCACTATGCCCTGTGAGGGGAAGGGCAGTCCATCCCCTGAGAAACCAGATGTTGAGAAGGAGGTGAAGCCCCCACCCAAGGAGAAGCTAGAAGGAACCCTTGGGGTTCTTTATGACCAGCCGCGGCATGTGCAGTATGCCACACACTTTCCCATCCCCCAG GAGGAGTCATGCAGCCATGAGTGCAACCAGCGGTTGGTCGTACTGTTTGGGGTGGGAAAGCAGCGAGATGATGCCCGCCATGCCATCAAGAAAATTACCAAGGATATCCTGAAGGTTCTGAACCGCAAGGGGACAGCAGAAACTG ACCAGCTTGCTCCTATTGTGCCTCTGAATCCTGGAGACCTGACATTCTTAG GTGGGGAGGATGGACAGAAGCGGCGACGAAACCGACCTGAAGCTTTTCCCACTGCCGAGGATATCTTTGCTAAGTTCCAGCATCTTTCGCATTATGACCAACACCAGGTCACGGCTCAG GTCTCCCGGAATGTTCTGGAGCAGATCACGAGCTTTGCCCTTGGCATGTCGTACCACTTGCCTCTGGTGCAGCATGTGCAGTTTATCTTCGACCTCATGGAATATTCACTCAGCATCAGTGGCCTCATCGACTTTGCTATTCAG CTGCTGAATGAACTGAGTGTAGTCGAGGCCGAACTGCTTCTCAAATCCTCAGATCTGGTGGGCAGCTACACCACGAGCCTGTGCCTGTGCATCGTGGCTGTCCTGCGCCACTATCACGCCTGCCTCATCCTCAACCAGGACCAGATGGCACAGGTCTTTGAGGG GCTGTGTGGCGTAGTTAAGCATGGGATGAACCGGTCCGATGGTTCCTCTGCAGAACGCTGTATCCTTGCATATCTCTATGATCTGTACACCTCCTGTAGCCATTTAAAGAGCAAATTTGGGGAACTCTTCAG TGACTTCTGCTCCAAGGTGAAGAACACCATCTACTGCAATGTGGAGCCATCAGAGTCCAACATGCGCTGGGCACCTGAGTTCATGAACGACACTTTAGAGAACCCCGCTGCTCACACCTTCACCTACACGGGGCTAGGCAAGAGTCTTAGTGAGAACCCTGCTAACCGCTACAGCTTTGTCTGCAATGCCCTTATGCACGTCTGTGTGGGGCACCATGATTCGGATAG GGTGAATGACATCGCCATCCTGTGTGCAGAGCTGACCGGCTATTGCAAGTCACTGAGTGCAGAGTGGCTGGGAGTGCTTAAGGCCTTGTGCTGCTCCTCTAACAATGGCACTTGTGGTTTCAACGACCTCCTCTGCAATGTAGAT GTCAGTGACCTGTCTTTTCACGACTCCCTGGCCACTTTTGTTGCCATCCTCATCGCTCGGCAGTGTTTGCTCCTGGAGGATCTGATTCGCTGTGCGGCCATCCCTTCACTCCTTAATGCTG CTTGCAGTGAACAGGACTCTGAGCCAGGGGCCCGGCTTACCTGCCGCATCCTCCTCCATCTTTTCAAGACACCTCAACTCAATCCTTGCCAATCGGATGGAA ACAAGCCTACTGTAGGAATCCGCTCCTCCTGTGACCGCCACCTGCTGGCTGCCTCCCAGAACCGCATCGTGGATGGAGCTGTGTTTGCTGTTCTCAAGGCTGTGTTTGTACTTG GGGATGCGGAACTGAAGGGTTCGGGCTTCACTGTGACAGGAGGAACAGAAGAACTtccagaggaggagggaggaggtggcAGTGGCAGTCGGAGGCAGGGTGGCCGCAACATCTCTGTGGAGACAGCCAGTCTGGATGTCTATGCCAAGTACGTGCTACGCAGCATCTGCCAGCAG GAATGGGTAGGAGAACGTTGCCTTAAATCGCTGTGTGAAGACAGCAATGACCTGCAAGACCCAGTGTTGAGCAGTGCCCAGGCCCAGCGCCTCATGCAGCTTATCTGCTACCCACATCGGCTGCTGGACAACGAGGATGGGGAAAACCCACAGCGGCAACGCATTAAGCGTATTCTCCAG AACTTGGACCAGTGGACCATGCGCCAGTCTTCGTTGGAACTACAGCTCATGATCAAGCAGACCCCTAACAAT GAGATGAACTCCCTCTTAGAGAACATCGCCAAGGCCACAATCGAGGTTTTCCAACAGTCTGCAGAGACAGGGTCATCTTCTGGAAATGCTGCAAGCAACATGCCCAGCAGCAGCAAGACCAAGCCTGTGCTCAG CTCCCTAGAACGCTCGGGTGTATGGCTGGTGGCTCCTCTCATTGCCAAACTGCCCACCTCAGTCCAGGGGCATGTGTTAAAGGCTGCTGGGGAAGAATTGGAGAACGGCCAGCACCTGGACACCTCTTCCCGCAAAGAACGTGATCGACAAAAGCAAAAGAG CATGTCCCTGTTGAGCCAGCAGCCCTTCTTATCCCTGGTGCTGACATGTCTGAAGGGGCAGGATGAGCAGCGTGAGGGACTCCTTACCTCCCTCTACAGCCAGGTCCACCAG ATTGTGACTAACTGGAAAGATGACCATTATTTAGACGATTGCAAACCAAAGCAGCTAATGCATGAGGCACTCAAACTGCGGCTCAACCTG GTGGGGGGCATGTTTGACACAGTGCAGCGCAGCACCCAGCAGACCACGGAGTGGGCTGTGCTCCTCCTGGAGATCATCATCAGCGGCACTGTCGACATGCAGTCCAACAA TGAGCTCTTCACCACTGTCCTGGACATGCTAAGCGTGCTCATCAATGGGACCCTAGCTGCAGACATGTCCAGCATCTCCCAGGGCAGCATGGAGGAAAACAAACGTGCCTACATGAACCTGGTGAAGAAGCTGCGG AAAGAGTTGGCGGAACGCCAGTCGGATAGTCTGGAAAAAGTTTACCAGCTGCTGCCACTGCCCAAGCCGACTCGAGACGTGATCACGTGTGAGCCGCAGGGCTCCCTTATTGACACCAAGGGCAACAAGATTGCTGGCTTCGACTCCATCTTCAAGAAGGAG ATACTTTTCCCTCTCCTGCAAGCCTTCAAGGTCTGTgttgtattttccaagtttcaGCAGCTCactatttctcattttctggaGCAGGGTCTTCAGGTTTCCACCAAACAAAAGATCTCTCCCTGGGATCTTTTTGAGGGCTTGAAGCCATCAGCGCCACTGTCTTGGGGCTGGTTTGGAACAGTCCGGGTGGACCGGCGCGTGGCCCGTGGAGAGGAGCAGCAGCGACTGCTGCTGTACCACACACACCTGAGGCCCCGGCCCCGCGCCTACTACCTGGAGCCACTGCCACTGCCTCCAGAAGATGAGgaaccccctgcccccaccctgctaGAGCCTGAAAAAAAGGCTCCAGAGCCCCCCAAAACTGACAAACCTGGAGCTGCTCCACCCAGCACTGAGGAACGCAAGAAGAAGTCCACCAAGGGCAAGAAGCGCAGCCAGCCTGCCGTCAAGACAGAA GACTATGGAATGGGCCCAGGCCGAAGTGGCCCCTACGGAGTGACAGTACCTCCAGACCTCCTGCACCATGCCAACCCTGGCTCCATCTCCCACCTTAGCTATAGGCAGAGCTCCATAGGCCTCTACACCCAGAACCAGCCACTGCCAGCAG GTGGCCCCCGCGTGGATCCATACCGCCCCGTGCGGTTACCAATGCAGAAGCTGCCTACCCGCCCACCTTACCCCGGAGTGCTGCCCACGACCATGACTGGTGTCATGGGACTGGAACCTGCCTCCTACAAGACGTCTGTGTACCGACAGCAGCAGCCTGCAGTGCCCCAAGGACAGCGCCTTCGCCAACAGCTCCAGGCAAAGATA AGTCAAGGGATGTTGGGACAGTCATCTGTCCATCAGATGACTCCCAGTTCTTCGTACGGTTTGCAGACCTCCCAG ggCTATACTTCTTATGTTTCTCATGTGGGATTGCAGCAACACACAGGCCCTGCAG ATCCTACTCGCCACCTGCAGCAGCGGCCCAGTGGCTATGTGCACCAGCAGGCCCCAACCTATGGACATGGGCTGACCTCCACTCAAAG GTTTTCCCACCAGACACTGCAGCAAACACCCATGATAGGCACCATGACCTCACTGGGCCCCCAGGGTGTCCAGGCCGGCATCCGGTCGGCTTCCATCCtgcctgagcagcagcagcagcagcagcaacagcagcaacagcagcaacagcagcagcagcagcagcagcagcagcagcaacagcagtaccATAtccggcagcagcagcagcagcagcagcagcaacagatccTGCGG cagcagcaacagcagcagcagcagcaacagcagcagcagcagcaacagcagcaacagcagcagcaacaagcacaccagcagcaacagcagcaggcgGCTCCtcctcagccccagccccagtcccAGCCCCAG TTCCAGCGCCAGGGGCTTCAGCAgacacagcaacaacaacagacaGCAGCTTTGGTCCGGCAGCTCCAACAACAGCTCTCCAGTAAGCCTGCCTTCCTGCCCAAGGAGTGCCCCCACAGAATAactgggggggggaggggtgggaggggtggagggtAG